The following is a genomic window from Halorubellus sp. JP-L1.
GACGCTCGCGCTGCCGGCGGTCGGTCTGACGTAGTCCATGATGACGTCGATGGTCGTCGACTTCCCGGCACCGTTCGGGCCGAGAAAGCCGAATACCTCGCCCTCTGCTACTTCGAACGTGACGTCGTCGACGGCGTAGACGTCGTCGTCGTAGCGCTTCGTGAGGTTCTGGACTTCGATGGCGGTCATCGAGGACCTCCTGTCCGCACCGGTCTATACTGGTCGTCGTGGGTCCGCGTCGTCGCCATGCGTCCGGTCGGGGCCGGAGCCCCAAATAAATTATTGAGAATTTGATAACTTGTCGTGACGTTTACTCAAACATTCTTGAGAACGCCAGACGGCGTGTGCTCGTTACCCACCATTCCCGGAGCCGTCCGTCCCGACGACGGATACGGTCAGGTCAGCGTCGAGTGAAAGCGCCAGCGACTCGCCACCGTAGCGGACCGTCACGGACACCGACGGCTCCGTCGAAGGCGACCGGTCCGCCGACATCGGCGGATCGTTCGATTCCACTTCGGCGACGTCGACGTCCCACGCCTCGATGTACCGCGGCAGGTCCCAGAACGCGATCGCGGTCGCGTCGACGCCGTGCCGCCAGTAGAAGGCGACGACCGCTGGATGAAACAGGACGTGCGCCGCCACCGGCGCGAACACCCGATGGTTACAGCGCTCGCACACCGCCACCGCGTACGGGTCGGTCTCACCGTGGGACTCGCGCTGCTCGACCGACACCACCGCACGACCACCGCAGTTCGCACACGTCCCGCCGACCGCGACGGCGTACTCGTGGCGAACGCGCCGATCGCACGCCTCCAGGACCGCCCGCTCGCTCCGCCCCACCACCGCCGCTGGCGGCAGATCGTACGTCACGATTCGCATCCCGCAGCCGTCGCAGCGCACGGTCAACAGGCCGTCCTCCTCCGTCGCATCGAACGCCGTCTCCGGACAGCCCGGACACTCCCCCGACAGCGCGAGCGGCTCGAACGACGGCGTCTCCGTGAACGATCCCGCCAGGACCGCACGCATCACGTCCTCGCCAGCTCGATTCAGCTCGTACCCCGACTCAGAGCGTCGCAGGAACACGCCCTCCAGATGATCGAGGTGGTACGACAACTGGGACGTGCTGTCGATGTCGAGCGCGTCGTATATCTCCGTGAACGACAGCGTCCGCTCGCCGTCGCGTTCGGCGTCCGCGAACGTCCGGAGCACGGCGATGCGGTGCTCGCTCGCAAGTGCCCCGAACGCGTCCGCTGCCGGCACCGACGACGACTCGGCGTCCTCCGTCATGTCGACTGGTCCGTCCACGTTCCACAAACCACTACTGCTCCACCCACTCGAAGTCGTCGAGCGTCGCGTTCTCGCCACCGGTTCCGTCCTCGCCGTCGCCGTCGCCGTCCGTCTCCGCGCCTTCCTCGCCACCGAGCCGTCGGTCGAGGTCGTCGGGCGTCGGCGCCGGGAACTCCAGCGCGGGGAACGGACCAGTCGCCTGCTCGCGGACGCGCTCGACCTCGTCGAAGACGCCGTGGTCGACGCCGGAGAGCGACGCCCACGCTTGCGTCCGCGTGAGCCCGACGAACAGCTCGTTCCGGCGCGTGACGAGGTCCGCGCGCCGGTCGTCGTCGGCGACGCGGTCCACGCCCGCGACGTGCACAGACGCCGCCTCGTTCCCCTTCGCTCGATTGATGCGGGAGACAGTCACTGCGCCGTCCTCCCGGAAGTCGTCGACGTTGCCCTTCCAGACGCGGTTCGCGTCGACGCCCCGCTTGGCGAGTGCGTCCGCGACGCGGTCGCCGAAGTCCCGGGAGTCCCCGACGTCGCCGAGCGGGACGACGAGCACTTCCTCCGGCGCCAGCCCCTCCTCGTGCACGTCGGCTGCGACGGCGTCCGCGACGTGCTCGACCTCGCCAGCGCGACTGTGCGCTCGCGACACCGAGAGGAACGGCCGCGCCGCCTCGCGGTCCCGGAGCGGATGCGGCGAGTGCGCGTCGGGCCGCACGACCTCCACCGGCTCGCCGTGCCGCCGGAAGTCCCCACGCTCGACCTCGTACCCCAGGGACTCCCAGCCGCGCTGGGTCGTCAGCG
Proteins encoded in this region:
- a CDS encoding helix-turn-helix transcriptional regulator, with translation MTEDAESSSVPAADAFGALASEHRIAVLRTFADAERDGERTLSFTEIYDALDIDSTSQLSYHLDHLEGVFLRRSESGYELNRAGEDVMRAVLAGSFTETPSFEPLALSGECPGCPETAFDATEEDGLLTVRCDGCGMRIVTYDLPPAAVVGRSERAVLEACDRRVRHEYAVAVGGTCANCGGRAVVSVEQRESHGETDPYAVAVCERCNHRVFAPVAAHVLFHPAVVAFYWRHGVDATAIAFWDLPRYIEAWDVDVAEVESNDPPMSADRSPSTEPSVSVTVRYGGESLALSLDADLTVSVVGTDGSGNGG